In one window of Coralliovum pocilloporae DNA:
- a CDS encoding pyridoxal phosphate-dependent aminotransferase — translation MSSIARSLDRFKPSPISEIYSRAARLKEEGRRIIDLSIGEPDFDIPEPVKEAGIRAIRDGLNTYTALEGMTAFRAAVSRKFKRDNNLDYTPDQIMADAGLKPLLFHCLQAVINPGDEVIIPTPAWTSYMGMAALAGAEAVLVPCREENGFRLTPDDLDRAITPKSKVLFLNSPSNPTGAAYDEAALKELAHVLLKHPHVLVFADDIYEHIVYDGFRFRTLAEVEPRLYERVLTLNGLSKAYSMTGWRLGYVGGPAYLIAAVRKVMSQNTGSPPTPAQYAGMEALDGPQGELQRRAAIFKTRRDLLIDGLSGIPGLRPNRPEGAFYLYPNCDGLLGRETPGGKTLTTSTDLAAYLLEEAGVALVPGSGFEYDPYLRFSYAASEDDLRAAVTAIASAVEQLR, via the coding sequence ATGTCATCCATCGCCCGCAGTCTCGACCGGTTCAAACCATCCCCCATCAGCGAGATCTATTCCCGCGCGGCCCGGCTGAAGGAGGAAGGTCGCCGGATTATCGATCTCTCCATCGGCGAGCCGGATTTTGATATTCCCGAACCCGTCAAGGAGGCCGGGATCAGGGCCATTCGCGACGGGCTCAACACCTATACGGCTCTTGAGGGCATGACGGCCTTTCGCGCCGCAGTCAGCCGCAAGTTCAAGCGGGACAATAACCTGGATTATACCCCGGACCAGATTATGGCCGATGCGGGGTTGAAGCCTCTGCTGTTCCATTGTCTGCAGGCGGTGATCAATCCCGGTGACGAGGTGATTATCCCGACCCCGGCCTGGACGTCCTACATGGGCATGGCGGCGCTGGCTGGAGCTGAAGCCGTGCTGGTGCCCTGCCGCGAGGAAAACGGCTTCCGTCTGACACCGGATGATCTCGACCGGGCAATTACGCCCAAGAGCAAGGTTCTGTTTCTCAATTCTCCCTCCAACCCCACCGGCGCGGCCTATGACGAGGCCGCGTTGAAGGAGCTGGCCCATGTTCTGCTGAAGCATCCGCATGTGCTGGTGTTCGCAGACGATATCTACGAGCATATCGTCTATGACGGCTTCCGGTTCCGTACTCTGGCCGAGGTGGAGCCACGACTGTATGAGCGGGTTCTGACCCTGAACGGCCTGTCAAAAGCCTATTCCATGACCGGCTGGCGGCTGGGTTATGTGGGTGGACCAGCCTATCTGATTGCAGCTGTACGCAAGGTCATGTCGCAGAATACCGGCAGCCCGCCAACGCCCGCACAATATGCCGGAATGGAAGCGCTGGACGGCCCGCAGGGTGAATTACAGCGCCGGGCCGCGATCTTCAAAACCCGCCGCGATCTGCTGATTGACGGGCTGTCCGGCATTCCCGGCCTCAGACCGAACAGGCCGGAGGGAGCGTTTTATCTCTATCCCAATTGTGACGGTCTTCTGGGGCGAGAGACGCCCGGGGGCAAGACACTGACCACCAGCACGGACCTTGCCGCTTATCTGCTCGAGGAGGCGGGCGTTGCTCTGGTGCCGGGCTCTGGCTTTGAATATGACCCATATCTGCGCTTTTCCTACGCGGCCTCTGAAGATGACCTGCGCGCCGCCGTGACCGCCATTGCCAGCGCGGTCGAACAGTTGAGGTGA
- a CDS encoding LysR substrate-binding domain-containing protein, with protein MGRSLPPFAALRAFEAAARHCSFKRAAVELSLSPSAISHQIKSLEDYLGVCLFIRNQNKLALTDMARNYLEPVSQALNLLEEATSRIEDRRDEASLSINLFPSFAEIWLIPRLAEYRRQNPDVSVKLITTYEPIPFAGSEVDLAITYTEDPDPQHPSALLFEEEIVPVCSPDYLADFGPVETPADLAKHTMIICTNHPGEWDRWLAVHQVPESRPQNHVDVEGRSLAMRAAQDSLGIAIGRTPYADDALQSGALVKPFDSPVKTGRKYYLTWPERKAKFRNVKSFRSWVMEKREEMLLAAAQ; from the coding sequence ATGGGCCGGTCCTTACCGCCATTTGCGGCACTGCGCGCCTTTGAGGCCGCCGCCCGCCATTGCAGTTTCAAGCGCGCTGCGGTTGAGCTGTCGCTGTCACCATCCGCCATCAGTCACCAGATCAAGTCGCTTGAGGATTATCTCGGCGTCTGCCTGTTCATCCGCAACCAGAACAAGCTGGCGCTGACTGATATGGCGCGGAACTATCTGGAACCGGTCAGCCAGGCGCTCAACCTGCTGGAGGAAGCCACCAGCCGGATTGAGGATCGCCGGGATGAGGCCAGCCTGTCCATCAACCTGTTCCCGTCCTTTGCGGAGATCTGGCTGATCCCGCGGCTGGCGGAATACAGGCGGCAGAACCCGGATGTGTCCGTCAAGCTGATCACCACCTATGAGCCCATTCCCTTTGCCGGATCAGAGGTGGATCTGGCCATCACCTACACGGAAGACCCGGACCCGCAACACCCCTCCGCACTGCTGTTCGAGGAGGAGATCGTGCCCGTCTGCAGTCCGGATTATCTGGCGGATTTCGGCCCCGTTGAAACACCTGCCGATCTGGCCAAGCACACCATGATCATCTGCACCAACCATCCCGGCGAATGGGACCGCTGGCTGGCCGTGCATCAGGTGCCGGAAAGCCGTCCGCAGAACCATGTGGATGTGGAGGGCCGCTCGCTGGCCATGCGGGCCGCGCAGGATTCCCTCGGCATTGCCATTGGCCGCACGCCTTATGCCGATGATGCCCTGCAGTCCGGCGCACTGGTCAAACCCTTTGACAGCCCGGTGAAGACGGGGCGGAAATATTACCTGACCTGGCCGGAGCGCAAGGCCAAGTTCCGCAATGTGAAGAGCTTCCGCTCCTGGGTGATGGAAAAGCGTGAGGAAATGCTGCTGGCTGCAGCGCAGTAA
- a CDS encoding VOC family protein produces the protein MQFSRLTLNAEDPAILERFYKDMLGMRTLSDDGGRPRLGYDEAQCGLCFQQADMGPYTHDPSDFYWKIGLTVRNLDHAVAWLTSQGWPVTAPRQFRDIGYMSKVQDPGGFVIELLQQGFEGREQDPGPGHPIGGQAIFAHITLRVTDIARSRAYCEDALGLRLMSIQPVTDYGFCLYFYTWSSEPLPDPDLTSVSNREWLWARPTTILELQHLEDPTRSVIMPQPGYAGLGAVHWQDADGAEDAVAFEGF, from the coding sequence ATGCAGTTTTCGCGCCTGACCCTGAATGCTGAAGACCCCGCCATTCTTGAGCGGTTCTACAAGGATATGCTGGGTATGCGCACTCTGTCTGACGACGGGGGCAGGCCACGGCTCGGCTATGACGAGGCCCAGTGCGGGCTCTGTTTTCAACAGGCCGATATGGGTCCCTATACGCACGACCCGTCAGATTTCTACTGGAAAATAGGCCTCACCGTCCGCAATCTCGACCATGCGGTGGCCTGGCTCACCAGTCAGGGCTGGCCGGTCACCGCCCCGCGCCAGTTCCGCGATATTGGTTATATGTCAAAGGTTCAGGACCCCGGCGGCTTTGTCATCGAACTGCTGCAACAGGGGTTTGAAGGCCGCGAGCAGGATCCGGGGCCGGGACATCCCATCGGCGGGCAGGCCATCTTCGCCCATATCACCCTGCGGGTAACCGATATTGCGCGCTCCAGAGCCTATTGCGAGGATGCGCTGGGCCTTCGTCTGATGTCCATCCAGCCCGTCACAGACTACGGCTTCTGCCTCTATTTCTACACCTGGAGCAGTGAACCCCTGCCCGACCCGGACCTGACCTCGGTCTCAAACCGCGAATGGCTCTGGGCCCGCCCCACCACCATCCTCGAACTGCAGCACCTGGAAGACCCGACCCGCTCCGTCATCATGCCACAACCCGGCTATGCCGGACTTGGCGCGGTGCACTGGCAGGATGCGGATGGCGCGGAGGATGCGGTTGCGTTTGAGGGGTTTTAG
- a CDS encoding DNA adenine methylase produces the protein MTRTASPLRYPGGKACLFRVMKDILRENGLLHRTYAEPYAGGAGLALALLFDGAVREIHLNDLDASIWAFWHSVLEQTDALVEKITNADLSIEEWKRQREIYRKQDLSDTLELGFAAFYLNRTNRSGIIAHGGVIGGLAQKGNYLMDCRFNKDGLVDRVRRVAVYKDEIHLHRLDALEFLKRAKTLLPTKALLCVDPPYFNKGSQLYTSFYRPDDHLALAKVIQNLDIPWVVTYDNAEEIRNLYAESRLHSFDLQYSLQTKRLGNELLIAPSHLQLPSLWSEKRLVS, from the coding sequence ATGACCCGCACCGCGTCACCTCTACGTTATCCAGGAGGAAAAGCCTGCCTTTTTAGGGTAATGAAGGACATATTACGCGAAAATGGGTTATTGCATCGTACTTATGCAGAACCATATGCGGGCGGCGCCGGCTTAGCTTTGGCATTACTTTTTGACGGTGCTGTTAGAGAAATTCATCTGAATGATCTAGATGCATCTATTTGGGCTTTTTGGCATTCCGTCCTTGAACAAACTGACGCTCTTGTCGAAAAGATAACAAACGCTGATTTATCAATCGAAGAGTGGAAACGTCAGCGAGAAATTTACCGCAAGCAAGACCTTTCGGACACTTTAGAACTTGGGTTTGCAGCATTCTATCTGAATCGTACTAACCGCTCAGGAATTATCGCTCACGGTGGAGTAATTGGAGGTTTAGCTCAGAAAGGCAACTATCTTATGGACTGTCGTTTTAATAAAGACGGTCTAGTAGATCGCGTTCGAAGGGTTGCTGTTTACAAAGATGAAATTCATCTACATCGACTCGATGCTTTAGAGTTTTTAAAGCGTGCAAAAACGCTCTTACCAACGAAAGCTCTGCTATGTGTAGATCCACCATATTTTAACAAAGGATCGCAGCTTTATACGAGTTTCTATCGCCCTGACGATCATTTAGCCCTAGCTAAAGTAATACAAAATTTGGACATCCCCTGGGTTGTCACATATGACAATGCTGAAGAAATCCGGAACCTATATGCGGAATCCAGGTTACATAGTTTTGATTTGCAGTATTCTCTTCAGACAAAGCGGCTTGGCAATGAATTACTAATCGCGCCCAGTCATTTACAACTTCCGAGTCTTTGGTCCGAGAAGCGTTTGGTGTCATAA
- a CDS encoding GSCFA domain-containing protein: MAEADPLGVPDIYQKKWTIQKDWNIATAGSCFAQHITRHLRSNGYHIIDAEPAPNGLPRPLHEAFGYSLYSGRYGNIYTTRQLRQLIEEAFSDEPQDLLIWEKNGRFYDALRPNIEPDGFSSRQEVADARAYHLERLRALFLNVDLIVFTLGLTEAWVHKDTARVVPLAPGVVAGADQVHTYDFVNFSYQDVVSDFQAIMAVLREQRGRDLHYLLTVSPVPLTATASGNHVLAATTYSKSVLRAAAGFLSDKYENVDYFPSFEIITNPAARGVFFAANLRSVLDHGVQVVMKTFFSAHPPGTEAMESVESHTGISSITDVQCDDEMLEAFSK; encoded by the coding sequence TTGGCTGAGGCGGACCCTCTTGGTGTTCCTGACATTTATCAAAAGAAATGGACAATTCAGAAAGACTGGAACATTGCGACAGCAGGCAGCTGTTTTGCGCAACATATTACCCGTCACCTGAGATCCAACGGATATCATATCATTGATGCTGAACCGGCTCCCAATGGATTGCCACGCCCCCTGCATGAGGCGTTTGGTTATTCACTTTATTCCGGCCGATATGGAAACATCTACACAACACGCCAACTCAGGCAATTGATCGAAGAAGCCTTTTCAGACGAGCCGCAGGATCTTCTGATATGGGAAAAGAACGGTCGCTTCTATGACGCGCTCCGCCCCAACATTGAACCTGACGGCTTCAGCTCTCGACAGGAAGTCGCTGATGCACGGGCCTACCATCTGGAACGTCTAAGGGCGCTGTTCCTGAATGTTGATCTTATTGTTTTCACACTTGGATTGACAGAGGCCTGGGTCCACAAGGACACAGCGCGCGTTGTCCCGCTGGCACCGGGCGTCGTCGCCGGGGCAGACCAGGTCCACACTTACGACTTTGTCAATTTTTCATATCAGGATGTGGTTTCTGATTTCCAGGCCATCATGGCTGTCTTGCGTGAGCAGAGAGGTCGTGATCTGCATTATCTCCTGACCGTATCGCCCGTACCCCTGACTGCTACAGCCAGTGGAAATCACGTATTGGCAGCTACAACATATTCAAAATCAGTCCTCCGCGCCGCCGCCGGCTTTCTGTCCGACAAGTATGAAAACGTCGACTATTTCCCCAGCTTCGAGATCATTACCAATCCGGCCGCGCGCGGTGTTTTTTTTGCTGCCAATCTGCGCTCCGTATTGGACCACGGTGTCCAGGTTGTCATGAAGACGTTTTTCTCGGCGCACCCGCCCGGTACCGAGGCCATGGAATCCGTTGAAAGCCACACCGGGATAAGTTCGATCACGGATGTGCAGTGCGATGATGAAATGCTGGAAGCTTTTAGCAAATGA
- the bhcD gene encoding iminosuccinate reductase BhcD, with protein MIIVPENAIGDLIGRTESFDAIEAVFAAMARDDAYNFPVIREAIGHADALYGFKSGFDRAGLVLGLKSGGYWPGNEAKGLTNHQSTVFLFDADTGKAKAVVGGNLLTALRTAAASAVSIRHLAREDAKVLGMIGAGHQSAFQMRAALEQRSFEKVIGWNYHPEMLSRLEETAREAGLPFEAVDLDRLGAEADVIISITSSFAPILNAAQVTPGTHLACMGTDTKGKQEVDANLLAKARVFTDEVAQSVTIGEAQHAVAQGLIKDADITAIGAVINGTHQGRTSPDDITLFDGTGVGLQDLAVASAVVDIAVAKGVAVEVDF; from the coding sequence ATGATCATTGTCCCGGAAAATGCCATTGGCGACCTCATCGGCCGGACGGAAAGTTTTGACGCCATTGAGGCCGTGTTTGCCGCCATGGCCCGCGATGACGCCTATAATTTTCCGGTCATCCGCGAAGCAATCGGCCATGCGGACGCGCTCTATGGCTTCAAAAGCGGGTTTGACCGCGCCGGTCTGGTGCTGGGGCTCAAGTCAGGCGGTTACTGGCCGGGCAATGAAGCGAAAGGCCTGACCAATCATCAGTCCACCGTCTTTCTGTTTGATGCGGATACGGGCAAGGCGAAAGCGGTGGTTGGCGGCAACCTTCTGACCGCGCTTAGAACCGCAGCCGCCTCTGCCGTCTCCATCCGCCATCTGGCCCGTGAGGACGCGAAAGTTCTGGGCATGATCGGCGCCGGGCACCAGTCCGCTTTCCAGATGCGGGCCGCCCTTGAGCAGCGCAGTTTCGAGAAGGTCATCGGCTGGAATTATCACCCCGAAATGCTTTCCCGACTGGAAGAAACAGCCCGTGAGGCAGGCCTGCCCTTTGAGGCGGTGGACCTCGACCGGCTGGGGGCCGAGGCGGATGTGATCATCTCCATCACCTCAAGCTTCGCGCCTATCCTGAACGCGGCCCAGGTCACCCCCGGCACTCATCTGGCCTGTATGGGAACAGACACCAAGGGCAAACAGGAAGTGGATGCCAATCTGCTGGCAAAGGCTCGTGTCTTCACCGATGAAGTGGCCCAGTCGGTCACAATCGGCGAAGCACAGCACGCCGTGGCCCAGGGGCTGATTAAGGACGCGGATATCACCGCAATCGGCGCCGTCATCAACGGCACACATCAGGGCCGCACCAGCCCTGACGACATCACCCTGTTCGACGGCACCGGCGTCGGCCTGCAAGACCTCGCCGTCGCCTCCGCCGTGGTCGACATCGCCGTGGCCAAAGGAGTAGCGGTTGAGGTGGACTTTTAG
- the bhcC gene encoding 3-hydroxy-D-aspartate aldolase BhcC, producing the protein MNAQTKPDTLVVGYDVPALPGMDEADIQTPCLVLDLNALERNIKKMGDYAKAHGMRHRVHGKMHKSVDVARLQETLGGAIGVCCQKVSEAEVFARGGIKDVLVSNQVRDPLKMDRLAQLPKLGARTIVCVDDLENVADLSQAAQKHGTTLECFVEIDCGAGRCGVTTTDAVVTIARAIDAADNLKFTGIQAYQGAMQHIDSYEGRKEKLDIAIAMVRDAVEGLKAAGLEPELVSGGGTGSYYFESNSGVYNELQCGSYAFMDADYGRILDKDGNRIDQGEWENAFFLFTQVMSHAKADKAICDAGLKAQSVDSGLPFIYGRDDVEYIKCSDEHGVIADPDGKLKVGDKLRLVPGHCDPTANVHDWYVGVRNGKVETLWPVSARGKAY; encoded by the coding sequence ATGAACGCGCAGACAAAACCCGACACCCTCGTTGTTGGCTATGATGTTCCTGCCCTGCCGGGGATGGATGAGGCCGATATCCAGACCCCCTGTCTGGTGCTCGATCTGAATGCCCTTGAGCGTAATATCAAAAAGATGGGTGATTACGCCAAAGCCCACGGCATGCGCCACCGGGTGCACGGCAAGATGCACAAATCCGTAGATGTGGCCAGGCTTCAGGAGACGCTCGGCGGCGCGATTGGTGTCTGCTGCCAGAAGGTTTCAGAGGCCGAAGTCTTCGCCCGGGGTGGCATCAAGGATGTTCTGGTTTCCAACCAGGTGCGCGATCCGCTGAAGATGGACCGGCTGGCCCAGCTGCCGAAACTGGGAGCCCGCACCATTGTCTGCGTCGATGACCTTGAGAATGTGGCAGACCTCTCCCAGGCCGCTCAGAAGCACGGCACCACCCTTGAATGTTTTGTGGAGATTGACTGTGGTGCAGGTCGCTGCGGGGTGACCACAACAGATGCGGTTGTCACCATCGCCCGGGCCATTGATGCAGCCGACAATCTGAAATTCACCGGCATTCAGGCCTATCAGGGGGCCATGCAGCACATTGACAGCTATGAGGGCCGCAAGGAAAAGCTCGACATCGCCATTGCCATGGTCAGGGACGCCGTCGAGGGCCTGAAGGCCGCCGGTCTTGAGCCGGAACTGGTCTCAGGCGGTGGCACCGGTTCCTATTATTTTGAATCCAATTCCGGCGTTTATAACGAGCTGCAATGCGGGTCTTACGCGTTCATGGATGCGGATTATGGCCGCATTCTCGACAAGGACGGCAACCGCATCGATCAGGGCGAGTGGGAGAACGCCTTCTTCCTGTTCACCCAGGTGATGAGCCACGCCAAGGCGGACAAGGCCATTTGCGATGCAGGCCTCAAGGCCCAGTCGGTGGATAGCGGCCTGCCCTTCATCTATGGCCGGGATGATGTGGAATATATCAAGTGCTCTGACGAGCACGGGGTGATTGCAGACCCGGACGGCAAGCTGAAAGTGGGCGACAAGTTGCGCCTTGTGCCCGGCCATTGTGACCCGACCGCCAATGTGCACGACTGGTATGTGGGCGTCCGCAACGGCAAGGTGGAAACCCTGTGGCCGGTTTCCGCCCGCGGCAAGGCTTACTGA
- the bhcB gene encoding beta-hydroxyaspartate dehydratase BhcB yields MIIPTVDDMLAAHDRIRPHVHETPVLTSRYLDALTGANLFFKCENLQKAGAFKARGASNAVFGLSDEQAQKGVATHSSGNHGTCLSYAAGRRGIPCTVVMPRTAPQAKKDAVKGYGGRVVECEPSTSSREAVFAEVVAETGAEFVHPYNDPRVIAGQGTCSRELMGQVDGLDAVIAPIGGGGMVSGTCLTLSNLAPHVEIYAAEPEQADDAYRSFKAGHIIADDAPVTVADGLKVPLKDLTWHFVSNHVTDILTASEDEIIDAMHLIWKRMKIVMEPSSAVPLATILKNPDVFRGKRVGVIITGGNVDLDRLPWQ; encoded by the coding sequence ATGATCATCCCGACCGTTGATGACATGCTGGCCGCCCATGACCGGATAAGGCCGCATGTACACGAAACCCCGGTGCTTACCTCGCGTTATCTGGACGCGCTGACCGGCGCAAACCTGTTCTTTAAATGCGAGAACCTGCAGAAGGCCGGGGCGTTCAAGGCGCGCGGCGCATCCAATGCCGTGTTTGGCCTGTCCGATGAGCAGGCTCAGAAGGGTGTCGCCACCCATTCAAGCGGCAATCATGGCACCTGCCTGTCTTATGCTGCCGGTCGCCGGGGTATTCCCTGCACGGTGGTTATGCCGCGCACCGCCCCGCAGGCCAAGAAGGATGCCGTGAAGGGCTATGGCGGCCGCGTGGTGGAATGCGAACCCTCCACCTCCAGCCGTGAGGCCGTGTTTGCCGAGGTGGTGGCCGAGACCGGCGCGGAATTTGTCCATCCCTATAACGATCCCCGGGTGATTGCCGGGCAGGGCACCTGTTCCCGCGAGCTGATGGGCCAGGTGGACGGACTGGACGCGGTCATCGCACCGATTGGCGGCGGCGGCATGGTCTCTGGCACCTGCCTGACCCTCTCAAACCTCGCCCCGCATGTGGAGATTTATGCTGCAGAACCCGAGCAGGCCGATGACGCTTATCGCAGTTTCAAGGCCGGGCACATTATTGCGGATGATGCCCCGGTCACTGTGGCTGACGGGCTGAAAGTGCCGCTGAAGGACCTCACCTGGCATTTCGTCTCAAACCACGTCACCGACATTCTGACTGCGTCAGAAGACGAGATCATCGATGCCATGCACCTCATCTGGAAGCGGATGAAGATTGTCATGGAACCATCCTCCGCCGTACCGCTGGCCACCATTCTCAAGAACCCGGACGTGTTCCGCGGCAAACGAGTGGGGGTGATCATCACCGGCGGCAATGTGGATCTGGACAGGCTTCCCTGGCAATAG
- the bhcA gene encoding L-aspartate--glyoxylate aminotransferase BhcA, with protein MSDQNPVFIPGPTNMPEALRKAVDMPTMDHRSEAFAEILHPARDGVKAVVKSDHAEIFFFPSTGTGGWETALTNTLSAGDRILAARNGMFSHRWIDMCQRHALAVDVVDVPWGEGVPVDRYEEILTADRTHQIRAVLVTHNETATGVKSDIAAVRRALDAAGHPALLFVDGVSSIASMDFRFDEWGVDVAVTGSQKGFMLPAGLAIVAFSKKAIEAVETARLPRTFFDIRDMRQSYQGGGYPYTPSVGLLNGLNRSCALLQAEGLENVFARHARIAGGVRAAVRAWGLELCAASPDLWSDTVSAIRTPDGFNATDVVSHAARHYGVAFGVGLGDVAGKVFRIGHLGSLTDVMALSGIATAEMCMADLGLEITLGSGVAAAQEHYRSSRADTSRLAA; from the coding sequence ATGAGCGATCAGAACCCCGTCTTCATTCCCGGCCCCACCAACATGCCGGAAGCGCTGCGCAAGGCCGTGGACATGCCCACTATGGACCACCGGTCAGAAGCCTTTGCCGAGATCCTGCATCCGGCTCGTGACGGGGTGAAGGCGGTGGTGAAAAGCGACCATGCCGAGATTTTCTTCTTTCCCTCCACCGGCACCGGCGGCTGGGAAACCGCACTGACCAACACATTGAGTGCCGGTGACAGGATCCTTGCGGCCCGCAACGGCATGTTCTCCCACCGCTGGATCGACATGTGCCAGCGTCACGCTCTGGCGGTCGATGTGGTCGATGTGCCATGGGGCGAGGGTGTTCCGGTTGACCGCTATGAGGAAATCCTCACTGCCGACCGGACCCATCAGATCCGTGCGGTGCTCGTCACCCATAACGAGACGGCCACCGGTGTGAAATCCGATATTGCCGCGGTTCGCCGGGCACTTGATGCCGCAGGCCACCCGGCGCTGTTGTTTGTGGATGGTGTCAGCTCCATTGCCTCGATGGATTTCCGCTTCGATGAATGGGGCGTTGATGTTGCTGTGACCGGGTCGCAGAAAGGCTTCATGCTGCCTGCGGGTCTGGCCATTGTCGCTTTCTCGAAAAAGGCGATTGAGGCGGTAGAAACGGCGCGCCTGCCACGCACCTTCTTTGATATTCGCGACATGCGGCAGAGCTATCAGGGCGGTGGCTATCCCTATACGCCATCGGTCGGCCTGCTGAACGGGCTGAACCGGTCCTGTGCCCTGCTTCAGGCGGAAGGTCTGGAGAATGTCTTTGCCCGCCATGCCCGCATTGCGGGCGGGGTGCGGGCTGCGGTTCGCGCCTGGGGGCTTGAGTTGTGCGCCGCCTCACCGGACCTCTGGTCCGATACGGTCAGCGCCATCCGCACGCCGGACGGGTTCAACGCCACGGATGTGGTGAGCCATGCGGCCCGGCATTACGGGGTGGCCTTTGGTGTCGGACTGGGTGATGTGGCCGGCAAGGTCTTCCGCATCGGCCATCTGGGCAGCCTCACCGATGTGATGGCGCTCAGCGGCATCGCTACGGCCGAGATGTGTATGGCTGATCTGGGCCTGGAGATCACGCTCGGTTCCGGTGTTGCCGCAGCCCAGGAGCACTACCGCTCAAGCCGTGCCGATACAAGCAGGCTGGCGGCGTGA
- the bhcR gene encoding HTH-type transcriptional regulator BhcR, protein MPPSLRRKGRPKNFDTDTTTSRIQALDRALDVMDALAEAQGLTLTELAGALNQSPATIYRVLSTLEARQIVEMDPVDQAWHMGSAAFRLGSSFLARNNVAERSRPEMHELMRLTGETSNLGIERNDEVMFVGQVETPQSIRAFFPLGTISPMHASGIGKALLSCYQPERLDRYLRDAALERFTTHSITEPEVLRADLEKVRERGWALDDEEKADGMRCVAAPITNIYGEAIAGISVSGPAMRMTNDRLAEIGQWVSDAAKRVSLSMGMAG, encoded by the coding sequence ATGCCCCCCTCTCTGCGCCGCAAGGGCCGTCCGAAAAATTTCGATACAGATACCACCACAAGCCGTATTCAGGCGCTCGACCGGGCGCTGGATGTGATGGATGCCCTGGCTGAGGCACAGGGGCTGACGCTGACCGAACTGGCGGGTGCCCTGAACCAGTCACCGGCGACCATTTATCGGGTGCTGTCCACCCTTGAGGCTCGGCAGATTGTCGAGATGGACCCGGTCGATCAGGCCTGGCATATGGGCTCTGCCGCCTTCCGGCTCGGCTCGTCCTTTCTGGCCCGCAACAATGTGGCTGAACGCAGCCGCCCGGAAATGCACGAGCTGATGCGGTTGACCGGCGAGACCTCCAATCTGGGCATTGAACGCAATGACGAGGTGATGTTCGTGGGGCAGGTGGAAACCCCGCAATCAATCCGGGCCTTCTTTCCGCTGGGCACCATCTCTCCCATGCATGCCTCGGGTATCGGCAAGGCGCTTCTGAGCTGTTATCAGCCCGAGCGGCTGGACCGTTATCTGCGTGATGCCGCACTCGAACGCTTCACCACCCATTCCATTACCGAGCCGGAGGTCCTCCGCGCAGATCTGGAAAAAGTGCGTGAGCGGGGCTGGGCGCTGGATGATGAGGAAAAGGCCGACGGCATGCGCTGCGTCGCCGCCCCCATCACTAATATCTATGGCGAGGCCATTGCCGGAATCTCGGTCTCCGGCCCGGCCATGCGGATGACCAATGACCGCCTTGCTGAAATCGGCCAATGGGTCTCAGACGCCGCAAAGCGGGTGTCGCTTTCCATGGGTATGGCGGGGTGA
- a CDS encoding ABC transporter permease — MKGYVYAGLAAVFAITVWQAIVSLTDLPRFILPGPLLVAETWWFHREVIAEHTLITAIEVLIGLALGALLGIVTAIQLATSKAARLLVRPILVFTQALPVFALAPILTLWLGYGLWSKVAMAVLIIYFPVTSSFFDGLMRTPQGYLDLARTMQASPRAVLLHIRIPAALPSLASGLKLAAVYAPIGAVIGEWVGASKGLGYLMLLANGRAKTDLMFAAMLTLGVFSILLYEITRRLTARWAAQSDGVD; from the coding sequence GGCCATTGTCAGCCTGACTGACCTGCCGCGCTTTATCCTGCCGGGACCGCTGCTTGTAGCGGAAACCTGGTGGTTCCACCGCGAAGTGATTGCCGAACATACGCTGATTACAGCCATCGAGGTGTTGATCGGCCTCGCGCTCGGGGCTCTGCTTGGCATTGTCACAGCCATTCAGCTGGCAACCTCGAAAGCCGCCCGGCTGCTGGTCCGGCCCATTCTGGTCTTCACCCAGGCGCTGCCGGTGTTCGCACTCGCCCCCATCCTGACCCTGTGGCTCGGCTATGGGCTCTGGTCAAAAGTGGCGATGGCAGTGCTGATTATCTATTTCCCCGTCACATCCTCCTTCTTTGACGGGCTGATGCGCACCCCGCAGGGCTATCTGGATCTGGCCCGCACCATGCAGGCCAGCCCGCGCGCGGTCCTGCTGCATATCCGTATTCCCGCCGCCCTGCCATCACTGGCCTCCGGTCTCAAGCTGGCCGCCGTCTATGCGCCAATCGGGGCCGTTATCGGCGAATGGGTCGGAGCCTCGAAAGGGCTGGGTTATCTGATGCTGCTGGCCAATGGCCGGGCCAAGACAGACCTGATGTTCGCCGCCATGCTGACCCTTGGGGTTTTCTCAATCCTGCTCTACGAAATCACCCGCCGCCTGACAGCCCGCTGGGCCGCTCAGTCCGACGGGGTGGATTGA